From the genome of Methanothrix soehngenii GP6:
ACTTCATCGACTTTGCCGGCGGAGTCAACATCGCAGCCAATGAATCGGTCGATTATCCCGATGTCAGCCCGGAATGGGTGATAGAGAAAGATCCTGATGTCATACTTCACATTCTGGGAAGCTCGAAGGACTATACAGAGGAGGAACTAGAGCAGTGGAGGGATGAGATCATATCTCGGCCGGAGCTGCAGAATTCAAGGGCGGTCAAAGAGGGACGGGTCTACGTTTTAAGCGGTACGGTGGCCACGGGAGTCCGCTCTGCGATCGGCGAGCTTTACCTGGCCAAGTGGTTCTATCCCGAATTATTCGAGGACATAGATCCGGGTGTCGAGCATGAGAAGCTCATAAAGGAGTTCTACAACATGAAGCTGGAGGGAGGATATGCTTATCCCTCCAATGCCTGAGATAGCAATGGTAGCACGAAAACAATGTGTGGTGGCATTAATGAGGACAGCCTTTCTAGTTATTATCTGTATCGGCCTCCTTTCCATTACTGGAAGCGGAGAAATGGTCACAGTAGTCGATTTTACCGGACACTCTGTGAGCGTGGATGCGCCGATAAAAAGCATCGTCTCTCTCGCAGGAGGAGCTTCAGAGATCATCTGTGCACTGGACGGGGGAGCGAGCCTGGTGGGACGTTCGACCAACTCCGACTTTCCTCCCTATCTGGCCACGGTTGCAGAGGTGGGGAAGAACTCCTATTCGCCTGATATTGAGCTGATATTGGAGCTGGACCCTGATCTGGTAGTTGCCGACACAATGATCTCCGACGGAGATAAGAAGACCCTGGAGGATGCGGGAATACCGGTAATGGAGGAGAAATTCATAGATCCCTCCAGGACGATCCTGGTTATGGAGAACCTGGGCCAGGTTTTAGGAAAAGAAAAGCGAGCTCAAGAGCTCGTAGAATTTATCAAGAATTACCAGGATAAAATCCAGAATCAAGTTGCTGATCTGCCGGAAGAGGACGTGCCAAGAGTCTTCTTCGAGTGGTATGGAACGCCCTATCATACCGTTTCATCCAGCGGTTCTTATCAGAATTTCATAACATTTGCCGGAGGATTGAATGTTGCCGCTGACCTGGGAAATGAATCGAATTCGTATCCTGACGTGAGCCCCGAGTGGGTAGTACAGATCGACCCAGATGTAATCCTTCAGTCGGAGCCCAGCACCAAGAACTACACTGAGGATGAGCTGGCCCAGTTGAGGGATGAGATAATGAGCCGGCCGGAGCTGCAGAGCATAAAGGCGGTAGAAGACGGACGGGTCTTTGTGATGAGCGGCAAGATCACATCGGGAATACGGGCCATAGTTGGTGAGCTTTATCTAGCTAAATGGCTTCATCCACAACGGTTCGAAGATGTGGACCCTGATGTTGTGCACCGGGAGCTCATAGATAAGTTCTATGGTCTTGATCTAGAGGGGGCTTACGCCTTTCCCTCATCTTCCTTTCTAGAGATGGAGATCGAATGAGAACAACCACACTGTTGATCGTCCTTGCTCTTCTTCTAGCCCCTGCCTTAGCAGAGGAAGAAGAGAAGGTCACGGACGAAGACGGCCGGAATGTGGCCGTGCCCCTGGACCCCAAAGTCGTCGATCATCGGCAGTATCCTATCCACATGCAAAGCCCAGTACTGAAGGACGGGAATGCCTGCCTCATCCAGCTGCTGTCTCACATCCTCTTTTAGTGGAGGCACTCCTTCTACTACCAGATCAGGCTTTAGGGCGATGATAGGCTCAGCCTCCAGGCTCAGGGCCGACCTGCCTAAGACCTCCTTTTCCAGGAGAACAGGAGGCATTGTGCATGCAGAGGTAACAGCTACTATGCGGTCCGAACAACCAAGGGCGCATATCAACTCTGCTGCAGCTGAATTCACGCAGACAATTCTATCCGGGCACAGCGGAACCTCGACCTTCTTTCCCATCCCATCAGAGATCATCACCGACCTATCATTATCCGCCGTACTTGCCGGATGAACCTGGCAGCAGCCAAGAGAGATTGACAAGATCAGCGATGCTAGGAGAATGATGTCTTTTACCAAAAGGCCTTCCTCCTTTTCATGAACAGATACAGAAAGAATGGCACTCCCATAAAGGCGGTCATGATCCCCACCGGCAAAATGACCGGAGCCATGATGGTCCTGGCCACCGTGTCCGCACCCAATAGCAGCAGGGCACCGAAAAGCCCTGATGCCGGAAGCAGGAACCTGTGATCTCCCGACACAACCATCCTGGTAATATGAGGAGCCACCAGGCCGATGAAGCCGATGGTGCCGGTAAAGCAGATCACGCTGGCGGTGATCAGAGCGGCCAGCATCATTCCCGAGACCCTTACCAGCTCTACGTTGACCCCCAGGCTCTTGGCGGTCTCGTCTCCGGCTCCCAGGGTGTTGATGTCCCAGGAGAGCCGCATCAAAATCAACGAGCAGAGCACCGTCACCAGGGCGATTATGCCCACCTTGTCCCAGGAGGAGCGACCGAGGCTGCCCATCATCCAGAAGACCACCTCGTGAACCTGCTCTGCATGGCCCACATACTGCAGAAATGAGGTCATGGCGCTGAAGAGGTACATGATGGCGATGCCAGCTAGGACCATGGTCTCCGGGCTGATCCCACGGTACTTGGCCAGGCCGTAGACCGCTAAAGAGGCCATTATGGTGAAGATGAAGGCATTGCCGACGATCAGATACTCGCCGCCGATGAAACCTGCTCCGAGAATTATCGCCAGCGATGCCCCAAAGGAAGCAGCAGAAGCGATTCCCAGAGTAAAAGGACTGGCCAGAGGATTTTTGAGAATGCCCTGCATGGCTGCTCCTGCAATGGCCAGCCCCATCCCTGCAAAAATGGCCAAGATCACCCGGTGCAGCCTCAGCTTCCAGACGATGGTATCCAAGAAGTCTGTGGTTTGAAAGTAGTCAGGAAAGAACCTGGCCAGTATGCAGGAGTAAACCTGAAACGGTGTTATATGGGCCGAGCCAAGCGTCACTGCGACTCCTGCCAGAGCCACTATTCCCAGCAGCGCAGCGACCAAGACCAGGAATTTGCGTTTCAGGAATCTAGCGTACTCCTCCTTAAGATCCATTTCCGGCAAGGCTATGGCAGCATGAGATCTCTCCATTTAAAGCACCACATCTTGCTCTCTAGGAAGCTGCCTCTTGGTTTGGCTTGCCAGGCGATGGAGCGGTGCTGTTGCGCCATTCCCCTCCATCCGGGATCCGGGCAAAAGAGACATCCTCTGTTGCGGCATCATACTCTTTTTCGTCCACCAGGTCTCCAGTGGGATCATACAGCATTATAGCGTCACCCTCATTTCCCTGATATACGCCGCTCTCAGAGACGAATATGACCAGGAATTCTCCAGGGCCTATCACAGTCCCATTGGGAATCGAGTACTCTGTGGGCGTCGACCGGAATACCTTATCTTTAAGAGAGTATCCGCTGACATCCACGGACTCGTTTCCGGAATTGTAAAGCTCTATGAATTCATCATCCATTCCCCCAACCTGTCCGTTGTCGTTCCAATCCGTGGCTGGATTGGCCAGCATCTCATTGATCAGCACATCAGCACCAGCCAGGTTTACCAGCAGGAGCATCGATAGCAGATAGATTGAATATCTCAATTTAAAGCCTCCTAAAATATATTTTATAATTAATTATTAAATTTGGCAAAGGCTTCCTTGGTATGCCCAACGAATATCTCGACTATGCCGTCGTTCTCACCCATTCCCAAGAGATTGTAGTCGATCTCGAATCCTCCTTCCTTCTCCAGCATGCTCTTCCAGGATTCGGACTCATTGCCGGTGAGATCGTTTAAAGCATGATCTCCTGCCACGACCATGAAGGGGATCAATCTCGCTTTCTTCACGCCCGATTCATTCAGGCGGGCCAGCACCTCATCGTAGCCCGGATATCCCTCCACTGTGCCCAGGAAGACGTTCTCGTGATCCTCTGCCAGTATGTTGGCCATCTGGGAGTAGGCGCTGTTTGCCGAATGCTCGGTTCCATGCCCCATATAGATCACTGCCATCTGCCCGGCATCTCTGGGGCTGGAATGAGGAGTTCTCTCCGTTCCAGTGGTATTCTGCTCAAACTGGCTGGCAAGAGCTCTGGAGACGTTGCGATAATCCACGAAATTCATGAGCAGGGGCTCGCCAAGGACCAGATTCCGAAAGCCGAACTTTCCCTCAATCCCCCTTACGCTCTCTACGATGTTGGCCAGGTCGTGGAACTCCTCGCCAGGTATCACATGCAGCGACTGGACTACAACATCAGTATAACCTTCATCGTTGAGATGAGCAAGGGCGGTGAGAGGGTTATCTATGGTGACATTATCCCTATCCAGCAGCTTTCTCCGGATATAGTCTGAGGTGAAAGCGATCCTTACCTCCGCCTGGGGAAATTCCTCCCGATAGACTCTCTCTATGTTCTCGTAGGCTGCCTGGGCCTCAGGATAGCTGGTGCCGAATACCACCAGAAGTATGGCCGGATCTTCCTTGGCAGGCCTGTCCATGGCCCCGTATGAAGGAACCACAAACGCCACGGCGATCAATGCCGCCAGTCCTAATGCTATCTTTCTCATATGACGCACCTATTCAAATAAAGTTTATTTAAAACAAGAGAATTAGTTATAACATAAAAGAGTTGCGCTGAATTGATCTGATATAAAATTTTTCAAATTGTGAAAAAACGTTGTTCATCGAATAGGGCTGGAAAATAGAATAGAGACCGACTACCGGCAGGAGAGCGGCCAGATGGTCTCTAAGGCTTGGACTGCAATCTCTCGATCTGAGCACGAACCGCTTTGAGCTCTTCCTCCAGATTCCTAACTACTGCCTCCAGATAGTCTCTCTCTTCCTCCGGGGTGGTCTGGCGAAAAGGCTCTGCTGGGATGTATCCATAACCCCTACCATAGCCCATGCCGAAACCGGCTGCCCGGCGACACCAGGGATTGTAATATCCTGCTGCTCTATTCCCACGAGAGCCCATCCACCAGGGCCCCGTACAATCTCCCCATGGCATATATTTTACACCTCAATAGTAACTTATGAGATAATATATTTAAAGCTTTCTGTTTCGCAAGGTTGAAATACCGCGCCATGCATAACAGACGAGCATGTCTCCCTGTCGAGGAAGAAGAAGGGGCCGGCGCTGGATATCAGAGGTCCCTCAGGTAAGGAGCTTTTTGCCTGAGGGCTGCCCCAGAGTGGAGGCCGTATCCATAACCTTAGAGGAGCTGGAAGCGGTGCGACTGGTGGACCTCCTGGACCTGGACCAGGAGGAAGCAGCATTCTACATGGGAATATCCAGGAAAGCCTTCTGGAATGACCTGATGAACGCCAGAAGGAAGATAGCTGCGGCCCTGGTCTACGGCATGGGCCTGAGAATTGAAGGAGGCAGCTTTGCCCTGCGAGGAGAGGAGGCATCAACGACCGCAGACTCCCAGGAACACCACACGGAGATGGCGCTGATGGAAAGGGAGATCGCCCTCCTTGGGTCGAGGCTGGAACACCTCAGCAGCAGAGTGGCCTCCCTGAAGGGCGAAGAGATGGCCGATTCTGGGCCAGCGTCGAAGCCGAGATCGGTCTCGAAAGAGGCCGATCAATGAATAGCTCATCCTTTCTAAGGCAGTCATCCTGCCTTTTTCACCTCTATCACAAAGCCGTCTTCCACTCCCCGCCCTGATTCACTCGCAGAGAGGAGTATTGTTGAGCATAGCTCACGGTCTCAGTCCAGTTCTTATGGAAGGGCGTCCACTGCATTGCAGCCAGAGAGCTTACTCTGAACTCAGAGCTGCGGGGCTCCTCGCTGGGCGGATATCCTCCCCGGGGATAGACCGCTAAGGAACCCAGGTATGGATTCTTGCCCAGATGAATCACATCGGGGCGTGAATAATTCAAATAAGGATAGCTCTGGCTATGGGAAGGAACGGGCATATAGAATATCGGATCTGAGAAATAGGGTAATATCGAGCTGCGGTCGATCGGTCCCACATATCCGCCCTCCAGCCAATCGGCTGATGATGAGCCGACCAGGAGGGAAAGAGCAGCAAGCACCGTTAAAGGAAAAAGAATTCCGCCATTCATAATCATTCTCACCTCTGGCCATTAACGCGCCTATTAGATTTAATCCTATTTCTCCAAAGAATTAAATAGAAGCTCTCATAGGCTCTTTATTCTGCTGATGAGAAAGAGATCGAGAATAACCTGGTGTTGACATGAATCCATCCCCCTCAAATAAAAACAGCAATGATAGCTGTGACGGCGTTTGCAGCTCATGCGCCGAGAAAGAAAAGTGCGATGACCCAAAAGCCCAGCAAAATAAGATCAATGACCGACTGAGCAGGATCGGGTACAAGATCGCGATTGCCAGCGGAAAAGGCGGCGTGGGCAAGAGCACAGTTACTGTGAACCTGGCTGCCGCCCTAAGAAGCCTGGGCTATAAGGTGGGAATCCTTGACGGCGATATCACCGGCCCGGATATACCCAAGCTCCTGGGAATCGAAGACCAGAAGCTAGTGGCCGGCCCGTCAGGCCTTGAGCCTGCGGATGCCGGGGGCATCAAGGCCATCTCCATGGCCCTGCTCCTGAAGAGCCGGGACTCGCCCGTGGTCTGGCGGGGCCCCATGAAGATGGCGGCCTTAAAGCAGTTCATAGAAGAGGTCAACTGGGGAGAGCTGGACTTCCTTTTGGTGGACCTGCCCCCAGGAACCAGCGATGAGCCCATTAGCATTGCCCAGCTCATTCCGGGTCTTGACGGGGCGATCGTCGTCACCACCCCGCAAGAGGTAGCGCTCCTGGATTCTCGCAAAGCAGTCAACATGTTCCTGATGATGAATGTGCCCATGCTGGGCATTGTGGAGAACATGAGCGGATTGATCTGCCCCCACTGCGGCCAGAGAATTGAGGTATTCAAGACGGGTGGAGGGGAAGAGGCAGCCAGGGAGTTGGGTGTGCCATTCCTGGGAGCCATCCCCCTGGACACGGAGATTGGAAGCCTGGGAGATATGGGAAAGACCTTCGCCAACAGCAAGACAGCTGCCGCCAAGGCATTCGAGGAGATCGTAAAGTCTATTCTGGACCGTCTGGAAGCCCAGCAAGCGAAGTGACCACTCCCACCAATAAATTGGCGAGCATCTAGGCTTTCGCCACAGACTGTAGCCCCAGTCTGAGAATGTTTATAGCGGCGTTATGGTCCCTGTCCAGAGTCAGACCACAGAAAGAACATCTGTGGACTCTTTCTGATAGATCTTTTTGAACCACTTGACCGCAACCAGAGCATATTTGAGATGTGCCATTGGGATTCACTAGTTCGACACGTTTACCGGCCCATTCTGCCTTGTAAGACGTGGTAGTTATCAGTTTGTTCCAAGCAGCATCTGTAATATGCTTTGCAAGACAATGATTCTTGACGGCTCCTCGCTATTTGGAATGGGTGAACTTGAATCGGAAATTCCCTGTATCTTTTCGCCTCTGTGGTGAACCGCGATGCTCTGACCCAACCACAGAGGCGCAGAGGAACAAAAGACCATATTCCCTGCCTTAACTCACCCACATATTTCAGCGAAGAGCCTTCTTGACCATGCCCTTGATATTCAAGTCTTCGAAGGCTATCAAGTCATAGGATTTAACCAGAGATATGGAGAGCTTTTGAACAAAATCATCCCTCTTGTTGGTAATTCTTTCATGAACCCTATGAACCACTTTTAAGGCTCTAGCCCTTTCCGGTGTTCCTTTTTCTGCATTTGATAGCTTTCTCTGAGCCTTTGCCAGAGCATTTTCTTCATGAACAAAGAATCTTGGATTATCTACCTGCTCGCCATTGGATAGGGTGATGAAGCTTTTTAAACCCACATCAACGCCTATTGATAATCCCGTCTTAGGAAGAGGTTCATCTGGTTCAACTTCAACCAGGAAGGATACAAACCATTTCCCAGTAGGCATTCTTCTGATATTAAGCCTCTGGATTTCTCCATCTACAGCTCTATGAAGCTTGATCTTGATATCTCCGATCTTGGATAACCATAGTTTGCCAGGCTTCAGGGAAAAGCCTGATTGAGTATAGGTGAAGCTATCGTACCTGCCATAGCCCTTGAACCTGGGATATCCTGGGTTTTCTCCTGCCTTGACTCTTCGGAAGAAGGCTTGATAGGCCAAATCAACTCTTTTGACGACTTCCTGTAGAACCTGAGAATGGACTTCCTTCAATTCGGGCTTTTCTTCTTTCCATCCTGGCAAAAGCTTCTTGGTATCGTAATAGGAGAGAGATTTGCTTTCTTGCTCGTAAGCGTTCATCCTGATGGCTATTACTTCGTTATAGGTCCATCTGCAAAGCTCCAAGGCGTCATCCATCTTGGTTCTCTGAGATTTTGTAGGATAGATCCTATAGCGAAGCACCTTCAGCAAATCACTTCACCTTTTGCATCTCTACATAGCGTTCTATTACATCTTTGGTCGCATCTCCACAGGTGCCAACATAATAAGACGGATTCCAGAGATGTCCATCCCAAAGCTGATCTCTTAGTTCAGGATGCTTTTCAAAGAGCTTCTTTGCCGTAATGCCTTTGAAGATCTTGGCAATGTTGGCAGGAGCAAATATAGGATGAGCCGTCACAAAGAGGTGAACGTGATCGGGCATAATCTCCTGATTGATCAATGTAATACCCTTCTGCTTTGCTATCAATTCATGCAACCAATGAAGGTCTTCGGCGATTGAGCCAATAAGAACCTTCCTTCGATACTTTGTTGACCATACGAAGTGGTAATACACATTATAGACGCATCCTCTTGCGCGTATCCAATGCCCTTGTTTATTCATACTGAACTATACATATGGTGACCATATACATATATATCTATCGGTAGGCACGGGCTGTATCCCGCCTTTGAAAAAGCGGGGATTAGCCCTGAGTTCGTCCTAAAAAAAAAAGGAGCTCGGATAGAGAGGGGGATGTGTCGGTCCATCCTCTTTTCTGGGGCAGCAACCCTTAATTTTCTTTCTGAGTCACAAGATATTTAATTGATAAAGCTAATTGTTATACTGTCAAAAAGCATAGATAATTTTCCAAGGAGGTTTCGAAAATGGACAAATTTCTGGGCATAGTAGAGGGTGGCAGATTCTCGATTTTGTTGCCCCGCCCTCAATGCTGCACCGTCAGGCTTACACGAATAATGAAGCCGGCATCCATAGCTGAGGAGTTGGTAGCATCACATGAGATAAATCTGGCTGAATACGAAGGCAAAGCCATTATGGTAACCGGTTCTCTCCCTGAGCACAAGGGATGGCTATACGAGGCCTCAGTGATAGACCAGTCCGGCCCTATATTGACCGAGGTCGTTAAAGAGCTGTTCAGATAGAGCCCGCTTATTCTGGGCTCGCAATCGATATTTCCTATCTTTTTTGGCTTGACTGCAAGGCCCATCTCCAGCGCAGATCGACCAAAATCATTAAATATTTAGTCGTATTAGCTCTTAATTAGGCCTCACGCAGGCGGTGTTGTAGCCAGACACAATCGAATAAAAGCCGGCACAATTTCAAATGCTGAAAGGATCATCCTCCCAGGACAAATGTGTCGGCCCACCCTCCTTAACTGCATCCGCCGTCTGGAAAAGAGCATATCAAGGCACGAGCGAAAATGATACGAAGGAGGGCGCATTTCTTGTCATAGGTGATTATATGCCATATGAAAAGAATAACGTAATTTTAATTTGCATGGCAGCGCTTGCCGCATGCCTGCTTCTCAGCACTGCATCTGGACAGGCGGATTTCCTGGAAGGGGGATATGTCGCCAGCGGTGATCGTTCCATGGCCGACCCAGGTATATCCGGCATGCTTCAGTGGTTGGATCGGCCAGTCAATCTGCCATGGTACAGCTCCGATTCCAGCTTTTATAAGCAAGCAGCACCAGCTACCACCTTCACTCCCTATAAGGAGTACTATACAGCCCTTGGCTCAGCCGTGGGGACTGCTGCCGGCAGCGGGATCATAAGCAATCCAGCAAGATATGATATCGCAGAGAAATCCCCTTCAAGCGTTTACTATGGTAGCGGTGCAGGATTGCCATTCTCTCAGTACTCAGCATCGGTGCAATCGCAGACCAACGACCTATGGATCCAGGGAGAGTCCAACTGGACCCAGTATGTGATATGCCCCACGGGAACCTGGTTGCAGCTGATCGCCCACGCCCCGGCTGCGGGAACCGCAGGCTTCTATGAGATGGTGCAGACGGATACCACCAGCTCGAAGTTCAGCACATATCAATTCGGCCAGGGCTACAACAGCATGAACTTCCAGGCAAATGAGATCGGAAGGCATATGCTCTACTTCATAATAGAAAGCCAGCCAAGCAATGTGCTCATCATAGATGTTCTGGCTCAGGCATAAAGGCAGAGAATAAGGATAAGGCTCTTCGCTGAATTATTGGGTGAGGTCCGGCAGAGAATATAGCCTCTGTTCCTCTGTATCTTTGTGGTTAGGTCAGTGCATCGCGGTTCACCACGGAAGCATAGAGACACAGAGGATTTCCGATTCAAGTCCACCCATACCAAATAGCGAGGAGCCCTTTTTTTATTTG
Proteins encoded in this window:
- a CDS encoding ABC transporter substrate-binding protein, which produces MVTVVDFTGHSVSVDAPIKSIVSLAGGASEIICALDGGASLVGRSTNSDFPPYLATVAEVGKNSYSPDIELILELDPDLVVADTMISDGDKKTLEDAGIPVMEEKFIDPSRTILVMENLGQVLGKEKRAQELVEFIKNYQDKIQNQVADLPEEDVPRVFFEWYGTPYHTVSSSGSYQNFITFAGGLNVAADLGNESNSYPDVSPEWVVQIDPDVILQSEPSTKNYTEDELAQLRDEIMSRPELQSIKAVEDGRVFVMSGKITSGIRAIVGELYLAKWLHPQRFEDVDPDVVHRELIDKFYGLDLEGAYAFPSSSFLEMEIE
- a CDS encoding ABC transporter substrate-binding protein; this encodes MVKDIILLASLILSISLGCCQVHPASTADNDRSVMISDGMGKKVEVPLCPDRIVCVNSAAAELICALGCSDRIVAVTSACTMPPVLLEKEVLGRSALSLEAEPIIALKPDLVVEGVPPLKEDVRQQLDEAGIPVLQYWALHVDRILPMIDDFGVQGHGHIPAVFVRDLLFFLC
- a CDS encoding FecCD family ABC transporter permease, whose product is MERSHAAIALPEMDLKEEYARFLKRKFLVLVAALLGIVALAGVAVTLGSAHITPFQVYSCILARFFPDYFQTTDFLDTIVWKLRLHRVILAIFAGMGLAIAGAAMQGILKNPLASPFTLGIASAASFGASLAIILGAGFIGGEYLIVGNAFIFTIMASLAVYGLAKYRGISPETMVLAGIAIMYLFSAMTSFLQYVGHAEQVHEVVFWMMGSLGRSSWDKVGIIALVTVLCSLILMRLSWDINTLGAGDETAKSLGVNVELVRVSGMMLAALITASVICFTGTIGFIGLVAPHITRMVVSGDHRFLLPASGLFGALLLLGADTVARTIMAPVILPVGIMTAFMGVPFFLYLFMKRRKAFW
- a CDS encoding lamin tail domain-containing protein, producing the protein MLLLVNLAGADVLINEMLANPATDWNDNGQVGGMDDEFIELYNSGNESVDVSGYSLKDKVFRSTPTEYSIPNGTVIGPGEFLVIFVSESGVYQGNEGDAIMLYDPTGDLVDEKEYDAATEDVSFARIPDGGEWRNSTAPSPGKPNQEAAS
- a CDS encoding sirohydrochlorin cobaltochelatase, with translation MRKIALGLAALIAVAFVVPSYGAMDRPAKEDPAILLVVFGTSYPEAQAAYENIERVYREEFPQAEVRIAFTSDYIRRKLLDRDNVTIDNPLTALAHLNDEGYTDVVVQSLHVIPGEEFHDLANIVESVRGIEGKFGFRNLVLGEPLLMNFVDYRNVSRALASQFEQNTTGTERTPHSSPRDAGQMAVIYMGHGTEHSANSAYSQMANILAEDHENVFLGTVEGYPGYDEVLARLNESGVKKARLIPFMVVAGDHALNDLTGNESESWKSMLEKEGGFEIDYNLLGMGENDGIVEIFVGHTKEAFAKFNN
- a CDS encoding DUF5320 domain-containing protein, with amino-acid sequence MPWGDCTGPWWMGSRGNRAAGYYNPWCRRAAGFGMGYGRGYGYIPAEPFRQTTPEEERDYLEAVVRNLEEELKAVRAQIERLQSKP
- a CDS encoding DUF134 domain-containing protein, which gives rise to MSPCRGRRRGRRWISEVPQVRSFLPEGCPRVEAVSITLEELEAVRLVDLLDLDQEEAAFYMGISRKAFWNDLMNARRKIAAALVYGMGLRIEGGSFALRGEEASTTADSQEHHTEMALMEREIALLGSRLEHLSSRVASLKGEEMADSGPASKPRSVSKEADQ
- a CDS encoding Mrp/NBP35 family ATP-binding protein, with amino-acid sequence MNPSPSNKNSNDSCDGVCSSCAEKEKCDDPKAQQNKINDRLSRIGYKIAIASGKGGVGKSTVTVNLAAALRSLGYKVGILDGDITGPDIPKLLGIEDQKLVAGPSGLEPADAGGIKAISMALLLKSRDSPVVWRGPMKMAALKQFIEEVNWGELDFLLVDLPPGTSDEPISIAQLIPGLDGAIVVTTPQEVALLDSRKAVNMFLMMNVPMLGIVENMSGLICPHCGQRIEVFKTGGGEEAARELGVPFLGAIPLDTEIGSLGDMGKTFANSKTAAAKAFEEIVKSILDRLEAQQAK
- the tnpA gene encoding IS200/IS605 family transposase, whose amino-acid sequence is MNKQGHWIRARGCVYNVYYHFVWSTKYRRKVLIGSIAEDLHWLHELIAKQKGITLINQEIMPDHVHLFVTAHPIFAPANIAKIFKGITAKKLFEKHPELRDQLWDGHLWNPSYYVGTCGDATKDVIERYVEMQKVK